In Coffea arabica cultivar ET-39 chromosome 9e, Coffea Arabica ET-39 HiFi, whole genome shotgun sequence, the genomic window ACATAGAGTAAAATTTTCATATAGGGCTAATACTGAATGTTTCACAATATTTTCACCTTTTATCACTTAGTTTTTTTCGAATTCTATTTATGTTTTGTACGAGTACAACCCTTGCTCATTTAGAATCAAGATAGTGTAACAAAATGTAAGTTACTTGGTATTTGCAGATGAGAGCTCCAGAAACGTAGAAGATTGCAGAAATATGTTGCCAGAAGGGCAGGTCTAGTTGAATTTTGCTGGGTTATATTAGGGTATGTAATACttataagattttttttttgtaaatttatacaattttggtgtaattaaaAATATGATTCTGAATAGCTCCTCAAGTAAAATACAACAAATTTAATAAGAATTATAGCAATTAGACAAAACACAGTTAGATATGAGACATTCCTTGATGTTTACAGAATTGCACttttgtgataaaaaaaaatcaacctcaTATAATTGCATGCCAAAGTACTACAGATTATAATAGTACATCTAACTTAGGCATAATAAATGCCGTACGTAATAAATACACCAAGTTTTTTTGAACAATTTATTCACCATACTTTTTAAGTTATATTGGAACTTGAATTGGCTGAAAACTACTTTTATATATATGCTAGCAAAcaatatttcatcttttacatATATCTTGCTTTCTCCAACATATACttcattcctttctttttttctttaatacaTCTTTTTGGAATACTTTTATTGAGAAGGTCTGTACATTTTTCCCATAAACATATTgtgcactttttctttttcaaaatcttttcccttttcttcttcttgtggaCTATTAGTTAAATATTCAACAATTTTTTAGTTGTATACCGATTGTCAGCCACAAAATGCTCCTCATTTATGATATCCTAAAACAATCAAATGAAAAGTAtcccttgaatttgactgaaatTTCTCAACCTAAATGATCGAGTATCAATTGTTATTCAATAATTTGATACATTTTTAGATTAGGAATTATGAAATCTTTAATTTTGTCTTGAAGGTCAAAAAAATTGACGTGTTATACCTTGTAATCTTTTatacaacaaaaagaaaatactaTTTTTCTAGGGCAGTATGCAACTAATTATACTTTTAATTTTTGTGTATGACAATCATTGATTCCATAAACGAAAAGCAAACTACACAATAACATATACACCAACAAACATAAAAATGAAACAATGGGTATATGTGTATTTATGGTCAAGCAATACATATACGCTAATCCAATTATCCGATTAAATGTGTAAATTAATTTGTTCCACTATTCATCAATATTTAAGTTGTCCAAATACTTAAGCAAGGCGTAAAATTGTATCATACATATAGGTATGCGCTCTTTTTCCCTCTTGTTTCAATGTGcaactttcttgattttttttaaaataaaaattcccttttattgcttatACGTAAATGGCGGAGTACAAAGAGCTATTGCACTATTCTGACGAGCACTATTCAATCCTAATAGAAGGGTACCTACGCGTTCCAAAGTAACCTCACTTCAAACCTCTAGGGGAAGTTGATCCAACGACTCGAATACCCGGTTGATGCCCGAGGTAATGCCAACCCTAGCAAGACAAACAGCAGACTTGTTTGCCTCTCGAAAACAATGCGTCATGATACACACATGATGGCGCAAAGCTAAAAGCTCCTCAAAGTCACGCATTAGCCACAAAGGTATCCCCACCTCGTCATGGAACATTCGAACCACAAGCCAAGAATCTAACTCCACGTGCACGTCCGCAAAACCTTGTTGTACACAAAGCCTCACCCTCTCAATCGCTGCCTTCAGGTCTGCCTGCAAACTTTTAGCTACATCAACAACGTTagcaaaagcaaaaataaaatgcCCCGATGGATCCCTTAGAATACCACTCTCGCCTGCCCTTCCCGGGTTGTCCCAATAGCAACCATTCACATTCAACTTTGGGATCATGAACGGCGACCCGCTCCATTTCTACTTGGAAATCCTACTAGGTTTATCCCTCTGGGCCACTAAATCAAGAAGAGAATACCAAGACAAACCACCAGAAGCAAGACTGGGGAATCGGCCACACAAAATCTCTCCCAGCTCCCTGAGAATACACCAATGAATACCTTCCGCCGTCACCCTTTTGCCTTTGAATAGCACCGAGTTCCTAGCCCTCCATAGGTGCCAACACACTAGGCAAGGAAGAATTCGATAGATAAGCTTCAAGGTGGATTTTGTTGTAATCCGTAACCACCATTTCGCCAGCACATGTCGCACCATATAAGCTGGGCTGAGGCCTCCGTCAACCCCTTCAAAAGACTGCCAAACCAGTGATGGGATCTCTCCAGTGCAAAATATATGGTCTAGACTCTCTACCCCCGGCTCTTTACAACACCAACAGTGAGATGGACCCTGTACTTGAAAACGGTAAAGAATATCTATAACTGGTAGTCGGGACTCTAGCAAACAAAGCAtaaagaaggaaacttttgCAGGAATCAGCGAATGCCATGTATTTGCCAAAAAGAATGACATGGGTGCAGGTTGGCTCACCACCTGATAAGCCGAAGAAACTGTAAACGAACCTGATGAGCTTAAGTCCCACACCATGTGATCCGACCATCGGGATACAAGAGAAGGAATAAGTAATATTTTCGACACAATGACTCGCAGCAGCTATTGCTGTAACAGATTTATACTCCACCAGCCTTGGACAACAAAACTCGCCACTGAATGCACCCCAAAAAACTCCACTTTATCGCACACAGGCCCAGACCCCATCCAAATTTCGTGCCAGTAATCCACTTCCCCATTCCTCAAGACCCATCTAATATGCTGTTCCGCTAGGTCTTTGACCATCACCATCCTTCGCCATATGGGGGATTGCCCCCAAACTTGTTCAGCTTCACAAGGATGACCCCCACGCAAATATTTCCCCTGTATGAAGCGTGCCCATAAGGACACATTTTGTCGGAATGACCAccataatttcattgaaaaagcGTCATGGACCGACTCTAACAACTGTATCCCCATGCCACCCTCCTCTACCGGCTTACAAAGGGTGCTCCATTTTATCCAATGTAACCGTAAACCGTAGTCTGAACTACCCCATAGGAATCCTCCAAAGATCTTTTCCAGACTTCGAAAGAAACCCTTCGTGGGAGTCGCAATAGCCAATATATGAATTGGTATAGATGCAAGAACACTCTTAATAAGAGTCAAGTTCCCACCATAAGATAACAACTTACTTCTCCACGCAAACACCTGCTTGGACACTAACTCTGCAATTCTAGAGAAGTAGGCCATCTTACCCCTTCCGACATAGAACGGACAACCAAGAAACTTAATGGGAAAGACTTCTCTTTGAAACCCGTAACCTGAGAGATGATACGCTTTTGTGCTGCATTAAGCCTTCGATGCACCAAAAACAACTTTTCTAGAGGTTCACCTGTTGTCCCGACACTTTACAGTATGCTTCCATAGAGTTCATGACCATCGTTAAAGAACTCTTCAACTCGCTATTGAAAATCATTACATCATCTGCGTAAGCGAGATGAGAAATGTTAGGGCAGCCTCTGGAAACCTTGAACAGCACAAACCGCCTATCTTCCAACAAAGTATTCAGTGACTGAGATAAAATCTCCGCCCCTAAAATAAACAGAGCTAGTGATATGGGGTCCCCTTGGCGCAGCCCCCTGGAGGATGTGAAGAACCCCTTCGGTGTCCCATTAATAATCACTGAAAACCACACATTAGCCACTAGTCGCCACATCATATCAATCCACCTCTCTCTGAAACCAAATTTACGTATCACTTGCATCAGAAAATTCCAGGATACCCTATCATAGGCCTTTTCCATATCTAGCTTAAGGACTAAATTACCTCCTCTATTTGGCCTCCGAATGCCGGAAACTAGCTCTTGGGTCA contains:
- the LOC113709862 gene encoding uncharacterized protein, with protein sequence MIPKLNVNGCYWDNPGRAGESGILRDPSGHFIFAFANVVDVAKSLQADLKAAIERVRLCVQQGFADVHVELDSWLVVRMFHDEVGIPLWLMRDFEELLALRHHVCIMTHCFREANKSAVCLARVGITSGINRVFESLDQLPLEV